The Candidatus Sericytochromatia bacterium genome contains a region encoding:
- a CDS encoding thioesterase family protein — protein sequence MVEMDHLLGIRGSAATVVGGDNTAVTMGSGSLPIFATPAMAVLAEQAAVHALQSYLPLGTTTVGMGLSLKHLAASPVGHNVSAEAVVVGVEGRRLEFKVVVYDEREKIGEGTHERFVIEAESFMNKLMLKKPKV from the coding sequence ATGGTCGAGATGGATCATCTCTTGGGAATTCGCGGGAGTGCTGCCACCGTGGTGGGCGGCGACAATACCGCCGTGACGATGGGCAGTGGCTCCTTGCCGATTTTTGCCACGCCCGCGATGGCGGTCCTGGCCGAGCAGGCGGCGGTGCATGCCCTGCAGAGTTACCTGCCGCTCGGCACCACCACGGTGGGCATGGGCCTCTCCCTCAAGCACCTGGCCGCCAGTCCGGTCGGGCACAACGTCTCTGCCGAGGCCGTGGTGGTCGGCGTGGAGGGCCGCCGACTCGAATTCAAGGTGGTGGTCTATGACGAACGTGAGAAGATTGGCGAGGGCACTCACGAGCGCTTCGTGATCGAGGCCGAGAGCTTCATGAACAAGCTCATGCTGAAAAAACCCAAGGTCTGA
- a CDS encoding HAD-IC family P-type ATPase: MSTEPAWHALPAAEVERLWGGDGRGLSPHEVQARRQEHGANRLPAPPRRRLWRRALAQFNNPLIHVLLAAAAVSACLGHAVDALVIGAVLLLNALVGLIQEGRAEQALEAIRRLIDPQAAVIRQGQRCLVPAEELVPGDRVLLAAGDRVPADLRLLACHQLRIDESLLTGESLTVAKHVEAVALQAPLAERRCLAYSGTMVAAGSGTGLVVATGERTELGRIGRLLGSVVSLQTPLTRQMEGFATQVTTAILMASLGLFGLAVWGRGYAWDEAFMVVVGLAVAAIPEGLPAVVTITMAVGVQRMAQRRAIIRHLPAVEALGAVSVICADKTGTLTCNEMMVQAAELSTGHVEIGGAGYEPVGSVRFEQASHDARISLHRLALAAALCNDAELQQRHGSWCAQGDPLEAALLVLAAKVGLDVAALRQAWPRLAEIPFDGQRRDMTTLHRRPEGQEWILVKGAPERVFSLVAHEAHGAGQRLFDLVAWTRRTHRLASQGLRVLAVASGERDEASLGALERPSGLTLLGLVGLIDPPRTGARLAIAGCRRAGIQVKMITGDHAVTAEAIARQLGLSEHPRVVEGQQLDAREETDLAELARTSEVFARTTPEHKLRLVQALQSTGAIVAMTGDGVNDAPALKRADVGVAMGARGTEVAKQAAHVVLADDNFATIVAAVQEGRTVYDNITKVIAWTLPANGGEAFAIIGALLVGLPLPVTPLQILWINLITAVALGLTLAFEPPAGETMSRPPRLPGAPLLTPRLGRQTLLLCGLFSVGVFAVYLWEISRGHDLSWARTAVVHALVWMEIGFLLSVRLSPRQPLRPADLLATPVVRCGVLGVLLCQLAFLYLPLFQQAFATRPLGAQDWLVCWLTGLAVFAVVEWEKRRLGCI, encoded by the coding sequence ATGTCGACGGAGCCAGCCTGGCACGCGCTGCCAGCCGCGGAGGTGGAACGCCTCTGGGGGGGAGATGGCCGCGGCCTGAGCCCCCACGAGGTGCAGGCGCGCAGACAGGAACACGGGGCCAACCGCCTGCCCGCCCCGCCGCGTCGCCGTCTCTGGCGACGCGCCCTGGCGCAATTCAACAATCCCTTGATCCACGTCTTGCTGGCGGCCGCGGCCGTGTCGGCCTGCCTGGGGCACGCGGTGGATGCCCTCGTGATCGGGGCGGTGCTGCTGCTGAATGCGCTGGTCGGTCTGATCCAGGAGGGGCGGGCAGAACAGGCCCTCGAGGCGATTCGACGCCTGATCGACCCGCAGGCGGCCGTGATCAGACAGGGGCAGCGCTGCCTGGTGCCGGCCGAGGAACTGGTTCCGGGCGACCGGGTGCTGCTGGCCGCGGGGGATCGCGTGCCTGCGGATTTGCGCCTGCTGGCCTGTCATCAGCTGCGCATCGATGAGTCGTTGCTGACGGGCGAATCGCTGACGGTGGCCAAGCACGTGGAGGCGGTGGCGCTGCAGGCCCCGCTGGCGGAGCGTCGCTGTCTCGCCTACTCCGGGACCATGGTGGCCGCGGGCAGCGGGACCGGCCTGGTGGTGGCCACGGGGGAGCGCACCGAGCTGGGGCGGATCGGACGGTTGCTGGGCAGCGTGGTGAGTTTGCAGACGCCGCTCACGCGCCAGATGGAGGGCTTTGCCACCCAGGTGACGACGGCGATCCTGATGGCGTCCCTGGGCTTGTTCGGGTTGGCGGTGTGGGGCCGGGGTTACGCCTGGGACGAGGCCTTCATGGTGGTGGTGGGACTCGCGGTGGCGGCGATTCCGGAAGGCCTGCCGGCGGTCGTGACGATCACGATGGCGGTGGGCGTCCAGCGCATGGCCCAGCGCCGGGCGATCATCCGACACCTGCCGGCGGTCGAGGCCCTGGGGGCCGTTTCGGTGATCTGCGCGGACAAGACCGGCACGCTGACGTGCAACGAGATGATGGTCCAGGCGGCCGAGCTCTCGACGGGCCACGTCGAGATCGGGGGGGCGGGCTACGAACCGGTGGGAAGCGTGCGTTTCGAGCAAGCGAGTCATGACGCCCGAATCAGCTTGCACCGGCTGGCCCTGGCGGCGGCCCTGTGCAACGATGCCGAGTTGCAGCAGCGGCACGGCAGCTGGTGTGCGCAGGGCGATCCGCTCGAGGCCGCCTTGCTGGTGCTGGCGGCCAAGGTCGGGCTGGACGTGGCGGCGCTGCGTCAGGCCTGGCCCCGCCTGGCCGAAATTCCCTTTGATGGCCAGCGGCGGGACATGACCACCCTTCATCGCAGGCCGGAGGGCCAGGAATGGATCCTGGTGAAGGGGGCACCGGAACGGGTGTTCAGCCTGGTGGCACACGAGGCACACGGCGCGGGCCAGCGCCTGTTCGACCTGGTGGCCTGGACCCGTCGCACCCATCGCCTGGCCTCGCAGGGGCTGCGTGTGCTGGCGGTGGCCAGCGGGGAGCGGGACGAGGCTTCCCTGGGGGCCCTGGAACGGCCCTCCGGTCTGACCCTGCTGGGCCTGGTCGGGCTGATCGATCCGCCGCGCACCGGGGCCCGTCTGGCCATCGCAGGCTGCCGCAGGGCCGGCATCCAGGTCAAGATGATCACGGGAGACCATGCCGTGACGGCCGAGGCGATCGCCCGCCAGCTCGGCCTCTCGGAGCATCCTCGCGTGGTCGAGGGGCAGCAGCTCGACGCCCGTGAGGAGACGGACCTGGCGGAACTGGCCCGCACCAGCGAGGTCTTCGCTCGCACCACGCCGGAGCACAAGCTGCGCCTGGTGCAGGCCTTGCAGTCGACGGGGGCCATCGTCGCCATGACGGGGGACGGGGTCAATGATGCGCCCGCGCTCAAACGGGCCGACGTGGGCGTGGCCATGGGGGCGCGCGGCACGGAGGTGGCCAAGCAGGCGGCCCACGTGGTGCTGGCGGATGACAACTTTGCCACGATCGTGGCGGCCGTGCAGGAAGGCCGAACGGTGTACGACAACATCACCAAGGTGATCGCCTGGACCTTGCCGGCCAACGGCGGAGAGGCTTTTGCCATCATCGGTGCGCTGCTGGTCGGCTTGCCGCTGCCGGTCACGCCGCTGCAGATCCTCTGGATCAACCTGATCACGGCCGTGGCGCTGGGCCTCACGCTGGCCTTCGAGCCTCCTGCCGGCGAGACGATGTCACGGCCGCCCCGCTTGCCGGGCGCTCCCCTGCTGACGCCGCGGCTCGGACGCCAGACGCTGCTGCTGTGCGGGCTGTTCTCTGTGGGGGTGTTTGCCGTCTACCTGTGGGAAATCTCCCGCGGACACGACCTCAGCTGGGCGCGCACGGCGGTGGTCCATGCCCTGGTCTGGATGGAGATCGGCTTCCTGCTGAGCGTTCGTCTGAGCCCCCGGCAACCCCTGCGTCCCGCTGATCTGCTGGCGACACCGGTGGTGCGTTGCGGGGTGCTGGGGGTGCTGCTCTGCCAGCTGGCGTTCCTGTACCTGCCGCTGTTCCAGCAAGCCTTCGCGACGCGGCCGCTTGGCGCGCAGGACTGGCTGGTGTGCTGGCTGACGGGCCTGGCAGTCTTCGCCGTGGTGGAATGGGAGAAGCGACGCCTGGGGTGTATTTAA
- the mutL gene encoding DNA mismatch repair endonuclease MutL, producing the protein MGKIQALPLHVANQIAAGEVIERPSSVVKELVENALDAGARRIQIEVQEGGRRLRIVDDGEGMDEADAAAAFERFATSKLTQADQLFALRTMGFRGEALASIASIARVECLTRLRGSERGTRVQIEGGSTPAIKPAGCQEGTAITVSDLFYNTPARLKFLRAAATEQGHIHDVVLGLALCHPAVGFRLTINGKEALSTLGAGSLQAAFAALYGDETTASLLPVEHTGPGGRVWGLVARPDHVRGDRARQFFFINQRWVRHPLLAKAVEEAYAGQIPAGRHPVFALFLEVDPAAVDVNVHPAKKEIRLGQSQRVFLTLVDAIRMAFAQHWREEDFQPEEAPPAQPPAGAWSSWEASAQPPFASSDHATAPPPGRPRLSEAASSAALALYARETPLAPSPWQPPLLPDEATPEAQPGLPHELAGLRVLFQLQRTYIVCEHPDGLFLLDQHNSHERWLYEQLAPARVVSQGLLLPRTLSLSASEAGAAEEFAPRLAELGFEFEAFGGDRWILRAIPALLAEEEAESTLRELLSRAERVGVVTRQADDDPLRRTIACHAAVRAGDPLSQEQMETIVAHLRETRHPLTCPHGRPTGILITMRELARRCLRA; encoded by the coding sequence ATGGGAAAAATCCAGGCCCTTCCCCTGCACGTAGCGAATCAGATCGCCGCCGGTGAAGTCATCGAACGACCGAGTTCGGTGGTCAAGGAACTGGTGGAAAATGCCCTCGACGCCGGCGCACGCCGCATCCAGATCGAGGTGCAAGAAGGCGGGCGTCGTCTGCGCATCGTGGATGACGGCGAGGGCATGGACGAGGCCGACGCGGCCGCAGCCTTCGAGCGCTTCGCCACCAGCAAGCTCACTCAGGCCGACCAGCTGTTCGCCCTGCGCACGATGGGCTTTCGGGGCGAGGCGCTGGCCTCGATCGCCTCGATTGCCCGGGTGGAGTGCCTGACGCGCCTGCGTGGCAGCGAACGGGGCACGCGCGTGCAGATCGAAGGCGGCAGCACGCCTGCGATCAAACCGGCCGGCTGCCAGGAAGGCACGGCGATCACGGTCAGCGACCTGTTCTACAACACGCCGGCACGCCTCAAATTCCTGCGGGCGGCCGCCACCGAGCAAGGCCACATCCACGATGTGGTGCTCGGACTGGCCCTGTGCCACCCAGCGGTGGGCTTTCGCCTGACCATCAACGGCAAGGAAGCCCTCTCGACCCTCGGCGCGGGCTCGCTGCAGGCCGCCTTCGCCGCCCTGTACGGGGACGAGACCACCGCCTCGCTGCTGCCGGTCGAGCACACCGGGCCCGGCGGCCGGGTCTGGGGGCTGGTCGCGCGGCCGGACCACGTGCGCGGCGATCGCGCGCGCCAGTTCTTCTTCATCAACCAGCGCTGGGTGCGTCACCCCCTGCTGGCCAAGGCGGTCGAGGAAGCTTATGCCGGGCAGATTCCCGCCGGCCGGCATCCCGTCTTCGCGCTGTTCTTGGAGGTTGACCCGGCGGCCGTCGACGTCAATGTCCACCCGGCCAAGAAGGAAATCCGCCTGGGCCAGTCCCAGCGCGTCTTCCTGACCCTGGTCGATGCCATTCGCATGGCCTTCGCCCAGCACTGGCGCGAGGAAGACTTTCAGCCGGAGGAAGCACCGCCAGCCCAGCCGCCAGCTGGCGCGTGGTCTTCCTGGGAAGCCTCGGCCCAGCCGCCCTTCGCTTCAAGCGACCACGCGACTGCCCCTCCGCCCGGACGCCCTCGCTTGTCCGAGGCCGCCTCCAGCGCGGCGCTGGCGCTTTACGCGCGCGAGACGCCCCTGGCCCCCTCCCCCTGGCAGCCGCCCCTGCTGCCGGACGAGGCGACGCCTGAGGCCCAGCCGGGCTTGCCCCACGAGCTGGCCGGCCTGCGCGTGCTGTTCCAGTTGCAACGCACTTACATTGTCTGCGAGCACCCGGACGGGCTGTTTCTGCTCGACCAGCACAATTCTCATGAACGCTGGCTCTACGAGCAGCTGGCACCCGCGCGGGTGGTGTCTCAGGGATTGCTGCTACCCCGCACGCTGTCGCTGTCAGCCAGCGAGGCCGGGGCCGCTGAAGAGTTCGCTCCACGCCTGGCGGAACTGGGCTTCGAGTTCGAGGCTTTCGGCGGCGATCGCTGGATTTTGCGGGCCATCCCGGCCCTGCTGGCGGAGGAGGAAGCCGAGTCGACGCTGCGGGAACTGCTCTCGCGGGCCGAACGGGTCGGTGTGGTGACGCGGCAAGCCGACGACGACCCCCTGCGCCGCACGATCGCCTGTCACGCCGCTGTCCGCGCCGGCGACCCGCTCAGCCAGGAGCAGATGGAGACGATCGTCGCCCACCTGCGCGAGACCCGGCACCCGCTCACGTGTCCGCACGGCCGCCCAACCGGCATCCTGATCACCATGCGCGAGCTGGCCCGTCGCTGCCTGCGGGCCTGA
- the uvrC gene encoding excinuclease ABC subunit UvrC — protein MNPTLQHRLDSLPLQPGVYLMKDAAGTILYVGKAVVLRNRVRSYFQSGKALSPKIRLMVSQVADLEVITTRNEVEALVLESNLIKHHLPYFNALLKDDKSYPYLKLSLREAYPRLSIVRQRLDDGARYFGPYPDGTGLQQAYQFIQKLFPLRKRRTPQFRDRVCLNYHLGRCLGPCQGLADPQVYQRMVEEVTHFLEGKHDRLVGRLRAEMAAASEALDFERAASLRDQLAALDSFRQRQKVVGDPDDEQDAIAVAHDDQRAVFQVFQVRQGKLIGRLVYALPMDGAAVSDLLESFLPQYYGRVESLPREVLLPFQVEGQEGLGEWLSERLGARVKVLVPQRGARRDLMDLVTRNAEQERKRLALLALSESRSAASRGPEALAQALNLSAVPRRIEAFDISHLGGTDIVASMVVFRDGRPDKSAYRRFKLKTVLDNDDFASMREIIGRRFRRRDQDGWEAPDLVIIDGGKGQLGAALEAIDALEVPRPPIFGLAKREETIHLPAQGEGPSPPPLQLPADSPALYMIQQIRDEAHRFALTFQRELRGKRMVSSVLDGVEGLGPVRKRALLKRFGSLHSLRTLSYDDLVSQSGLPRRVAGALFEALHA, from the coding sequence TTGAACCCGACGCTCCAGCACCGACTCGACAGCCTGCCCCTCCAACCCGGCGTCTACCTCATGAAGGACGCCGCCGGTACGATTCTCTACGTGGGCAAGGCGGTGGTGCTGCGGAACCGCGTGCGCTCTTATTTCCAGAGCGGCAAGGCGCTCAGTCCCAAGATCCGCCTGATGGTGTCGCAGGTGGCCGACCTGGAAGTCATCACCACCCGCAACGAGGTCGAGGCGCTGGTGCTTGAAAGCAACCTGATCAAGCATCACTTGCCGTATTTCAATGCCCTGCTCAAGGACGACAAGTCCTATCCCTATCTCAAGCTGTCCTTGCGGGAGGCTTACCCACGCCTGTCGATCGTGCGTCAGCGTCTCGACGACGGCGCCCGCTACTTCGGTCCGTATCCGGATGGGACCGGGTTGCAGCAGGCCTACCAGTTCATCCAGAAGCTGTTTCCCTTGCGCAAGCGGCGCACCCCTCAGTTTCGGGACCGCGTATGTCTGAATTACCATCTCGGTCGTTGCCTGGGCCCTTGTCAGGGCCTGGCCGATCCGCAGGTCTACCAGCGCATGGTCGAGGAGGTCACGCACTTTCTCGAAGGCAAGCACGACCGGCTGGTCGGGCGGCTGCGCGCGGAGATGGCCGCGGCCTCCGAGGCCCTGGACTTCGAGCGAGCGGCCAGCCTGCGGGATCAACTCGCGGCGCTGGACTCGTTCCGTCAGCGCCAGAAGGTGGTGGGCGACCCGGACGATGAGCAAGACGCCATCGCGGTGGCCCACGACGACCAGCGAGCGGTCTTTCAAGTGTTTCAGGTTCGCCAGGGCAAGCTGATCGGGCGGCTGGTCTACGCCTTGCCGATGGACGGGGCAGCCGTCTCGGACCTGCTCGAGAGCTTTTTGCCGCAGTATTACGGACGGGTGGAAAGTCTCCCGCGTGAGGTGCTGCTGCCGTTCCAGGTCGAAGGTCAGGAGGGGTTGGGAGAGTGGCTCTCCGAGCGCCTGGGGGCGCGCGTGAAGGTACTGGTGCCGCAACGTGGCGCCCGGCGTGACCTGATGGACCTGGTGACGCGCAACGCCGAGCAGGAGCGCAAGCGCTTGGCCTTGCTGGCCCTGTCGGAATCGCGCTCGGCGGCCTCGCGGGGACCCGAGGCGCTGGCGCAGGCCTTGAACCTGAGTGCGGTGCCGCGGCGGATCGAGGCCTTCGACATCTCCCATCTGGGCGGCACCGACATCGTGGCCTCCATGGTGGTCTTTCGGGATGGGCGCCCGGACAAGTCGGCTTACCGACGTTTCAAGCTCAAGACGGTGCTCGACAACGATGACTTCGCCTCCATGCGCGAGATCATTGGGCGGCGCTTCCGGCGTCGCGACCAGGACGGCTGGGAGGCGCCGGACCTGGTGATCATCGACGGCGGCAAGGGCCAACTGGGAGCCGCGCTCGAGGCGATCGACGCGCTGGAGGTCCCTCGCCCACCGATCTTCGGGTTGGCCAAGCGGGAGGAGACCATCCACCTACCAGCCCAGGGGGAGGGCCCCTCGCCACCGCCGCTGCAGTTGCCTGCCGATTCGCCGGCCCTGTACATGATCCAGCAGATTCGAGATGAGGCCCATCGCTTCGCCCTCACCTTTCAGCGTGAACTTCGCGGCAAGCGCATGGTCAGCTCGGTGCTGGATGGGGTGGAGGGGCTCGGTCCGGTGCGCAAGCGGGCCCTGCTGAAACGCTTCGGATCGCTTCATTCCCTGCGCACGCTGTCGTACGATGACCTGGTGTCGCAATCGGGCCTGCCTCGTCGGGTCGCCGGTGCACTGTTCGAGGCCCTGCATGCGTAG
- a CDS encoding YaaR family protein — MLKGIDLTAHPAVIGTRASQAEAPAAPAGPHATFAAQFQSAQTRTSEATRQALLAEIDSQAQRLVKHPVAGEVARYRTLVGQFLKEAVGEFSGLSQHMDRRNRVFTLVQEVDKQLSELTDMLLKGQAKPLDVLAKLDEIRGMLVDLLA; from the coding sequence ATGCTCAAAGGCATTGACCTGACCGCCCATCCCGCCGTCATCGGCACGCGCGCTTCGCAGGCGGAAGCGCCGGCGGCCCCGGCTGGCCCCCACGCCACCTTCGCCGCCCAGTTTCAGAGCGCCCAGACGCGCACCTCCGAGGCGACTCGCCAGGCACTGCTGGCCGAGATCGACAGCCAGGCCCAGCGGCTGGTCAAGCACCCCGTGGCAGGCGAGGTGGCCCGTTACCGCACCCTGGTGGGGCAGTTCCTCAAGGAGGCGGTGGGAGAATTTTCCGGTTTGAGTCAGCACATGGACCGCCGGAATCGGGTCTTCACCCTGGTTCAGGAGGTCGACAAGCAACTGTCGGAGCTCACCGACATGCTCCTGAAGGGTCAGGCCAAACCGCTGGACGTGCTGGCCAAGCTGGACGAAATCCGCGGCATGCTGGTGGACCTGCTGGCCTGA
- a CDS encoding peptidoglycan DD-metalloendopeptidase family protein, with product MRSPLLRPWVMALLLCAGLLPAVTPPAVARGSLTEDERALQSRQRRLNEKLAAHRARVQMLRKKEFHAVRELSTLQQKLEQTSTELQDSQFRLRRAEYKLSLTADQLSRARSAFSRQQLAAGARLRAIYKTRAMDGWQALLTSPDMTTFLTRYHYFKRISAHDAAILENMERNRQLIHQQQRQFAQQRQNIARVTEVIGSQKIQLSDLAGDQRSLVDRIKSERQAAEQVVAQLEQDNASIASMIQRIIARRRAMELAARRNNAKWVRPFMGTGRFMWPVAGVVTSGFGPRMHPILGRYISHHGIDFGAPSGAPIYAVDNGEVIYAGWYGGYGKVVIMDHGGDITTLFGHASSYSVGVGQRVRKGQVIAYVGSTGMSTGPHLHFEVRRNGAAINPMAFLR from the coding sequence ATGCGTAGCCCCCTTCTCAGACCCTGGGTCATGGCCCTCTTGCTCTGCGCGGGCTTGCTCCCAGCCGTCACGCCTCCGGCCGTGGCGCGTGGTTCGCTGACGGAGGATGAACGCGCCCTGCAGTCGCGCCAACGTCGTCTCAACGAGAAGCTGGCGGCTCACCGGGCGCGCGTCCAGATGCTGCGCAAGAAGGAATTCCACGCCGTGCGGGAGCTGTCGACGCTGCAGCAGAAGCTGGAGCAGACCAGCACTGAACTGCAGGACAGTCAGTTTCGCCTGCGTCGGGCGGAATACAAGCTGTCGCTCACGGCTGACCAGCTGAGCCGCGCCCGTTCGGCCTTTTCCCGTCAGCAACTGGCCGCGGGGGCGCGCCTGCGGGCCATCTACAAGACCCGCGCGATGGATGGCTGGCAGGCGCTGCTGACCTCGCCGGATATGACCACCTTTCTCACGCGCTACCACTATTTCAAACGCATCAGTGCGCACGACGCGGCAATTCTGGAGAATATGGAGCGCAATCGCCAGTTGATTCACCAGCAGCAGCGTCAGTTCGCCCAGCAGCGCCAGAACATCGCCCGGGTGACCGAGGTGATCGGCTCTCAGAAGATTCAGCTGTCCGACCTGGCGGGGGATCAGCGCTCCTTGGTGGACCGGATCAAGTCCGAGCGCCAGGCCGCCGAGCAGGTCGTGGCTCAGCTCGAGCAGGACAACGCCTCGATCGCGTCGATGATTCAACGCATCATCGCGCGTCGCCGGGCCATGGAGCTGGCGGCGCGCCGCAACAACGCGAAGTGGGTGCGGCCGTTCATGGGCACGGGCCGTTTCATGTGGCCGGTCGCGGGCGTGGTCACCTCGGGCTTTGGGCCCCGCATGCACCCGATTCTGGGTCGCTACATCAGCCACCACGGGATCGACTTCGGGGCTCCTTCCGGGGCGCCCATCTATGCCGTCGACAACGGGGAAGTGATTTATGCCGGCTGGTACGGCGGCTACGGCAAGGTGGTGATCATGGACCACGGCGGAGACATCACCACCCTGTTCGGTCATGCCTCCAGCTACTCGGTCGGGGTGGGCCAGCGGGTGCGCAAGGGGCAGGTGATTGCCTATGTCGGTTCCACCGGGATGAGCACCGGACCCCACCTGCATTTTGAGGTGCGGCGAAACGGGGCCGCCATCAACCCCATGGCGTTTCTTCGTTGA
- the selD gene encoding selenide, water dikinase SelD: MDHTREEVFRLTALSQTAGUASKLGPGQLTQVLGRLQTPRDPRVLVGFETCDDAGVFQLSPDMALVQTVDFFTPMVDDAYAFGAIAAANALSDLYAMGAQPLTALNILALPSRTMPPEVVSAILQGGLDTLTEAGVALLGGHTVEDPVPKYGMAVTGSVHPRRFLTNAGGKPGDRLLLTKPIGTGIITTALKHGAISAEEAQPAIAAMMRLNRAAGSIVAKRGVHACTDVTGFGLLGHLWEICRASGVGAELSVEAVPLFAGVRALAQADEVPGGSERNLAHVTPHLDLAPGVTPLEALILADAQTSGGLLLAVASDDAEGTHRAMRALGVDVWEIGRLVAGDRLRLLP, translated from the coding sequence ATGGACCATACACGCGAGGAAGTGTTTCGCTTGACGGCGCTTTCCCAGACGGCCGGCTGAGCGTCCAAGCTCGGCCCCGGCCAGTTGACCCAGGTGCTGGGTCGCCTTCAAACACCACGAGACCCGCGGGTGCTCGTGGGCTTCGAGACCTGTGACGACGCAGGCGTCTTTCAGTTGTCGCCTGACATGGCGCTGGTGCAGACGGTCGATTTCTTCACGCCGATGGTGGACGACGCCTACGCCTTCGGGGCGATCGCCGCGGCCAACGCCCTGAGCGACCTCTACGCCATGGGCGCCCAACCGCTCACCGCGCTGAACATTCTGGCCTTGCCGTCTCGCACCATGCCGCCGGAGGTCGTCTCGGCCATCCTGCAGGGGGGGCTCGATACACTGACGGAAGCCGGGGTGGCCCTGCTGGGGGGCCACACCGTGGAGGACCCGGTGCCCAAGTACGGCATGGCGGTGACGGGCTCGGTGCATCCGCGGCGGTTCTTGACCAATGCGGGCGGCAAACCGGGCGATCGCCTGCTGCTGACCAAGCCGATCGGCACGGGCATCATCACCACCGCGCTCAAGCACGGGGCGATCTCTGCGGAGGAGGCCCAGCCGGCGATCGCCGCCATGATGCGCCTGAATCGGGCGGCCGGCAGCATCGTCGCCAAGCGCGGGGTCCACGCCTGCACGGACGTGACGGGCTTCGGCCTGCTCGGGCACCTGTGGGAAATCTGTCGCGCCTCTGGCGTCGGGGCTGAGCTGAGTGTCGAGGCTGTGCCCCTGTTCGCGGGCGTGCGGGCGCTGGCGCAGGCCGATGAAGTGCCGGGAGGCTCCGAGCGCAACCTGGCCCACGTGACCCCTCACCTCGATCTGGCCCCGGGTGTCACGCCGCTCGAGGCGCTGATCTTGGCGGATGCGCAGACGAGCGGGGGCCTGCTGCTGGCCGTGGCCAGTGACGATGCCGAAGGCACGCATCGTGCCATGCGGGCGCTGGGCGTGGACGTGTGGGAGATCGGCCGCCTGGTGGCGGGAGACCGTCTGCGGCTGCTGCCCTGA